In Curtobacterium sp. L6-1, a genomic segment contains:
- a CDS encoding ATP-dependent helicase: MTVAAGAADPATPSPDALLAALDAEQRTVARTLLGPVAVLAGAGTGKTRAITHRIAYGVATGTYSPNHVLALTFTTRAAGELRSRLRALGAGAVQARTFHAAAMSQLGYFWPDTVGGHAPGLVESKGRVIAHAADTIGLRVDTPTLRDLAGEVEWRKVQRLTYDEYEAAAADRTMPRDTSPSRVVDLMRAYERLKDDRRQMDFEDVLLATLGMVESEPRVASYVRQQYRFFVVDEYQDVSPVQHDLLRAWLGGRDDLCVVGDASQTIYSFTGASSRYLLGFGSEFPRASVLRLERNYRSTREVVHAANALMRGQPGALDLVAQETTPGPDPTVLACTHDGDEAATIARRVTELVAGGATYGDCAVLFRVGAQSAAIESALARNGIPYRVQGGKRFFDRPEVKLAVHHMRGEAVRQTDDDLLRRVELVLQISGWTRTAPEGTGAVREQWEALQAIMQLAESAPADTTMQQFTADLVDRAATHHEPELDAVTLATLHSSKGLEWPHVVLAGVAEGLLPISYATTDDGVDEERRLFYVGITRARRSLTMTWSAQGSSRGGPRVASRFLAALGTHTADAERPAGS, encoded by the coding sequence GTGACCGTCGCAGCCGGAGCCGCCGACCCGGCCACCCCGTCCCCGGACGCGCTGCTCGCCGCGCTCGACGCCGAGCAGCGGACCGTCGCCCGGACCCTCCTCGGCCCGGTCGCCGTCCTGGCCGGGGCCGGCACGGGCAAGACCCGCGCGATCACGCACCGCATCGCGTACGGCGTCGCCACCGGCACCTACTCGCCGAACCACGTCCTCGCGCTGACCTTCACCACTCGTGCCGCCGGTGAGCTCCGCTCCCGGCTCCGCGCCCTCGGGGCCGGCGCGGTGCAGGCCCGGACCTTCCACGCCGCGGCGATGTCGCAGCTCGGGTACTTCTGGCCGGACACCGTCGGCGGGCACGCGCCCGGGCTGGTGGAGTCGAAGGGCCGGGTGATCGCGCACGCGGCCGACACGATCGGGCTGCGCGTGGACACCCCGACGCTCCGCGACCTGGCGGGCGAGGTCGAGTGGCGGAAGGTCCAGCGCCTGACGTACGACGAGTACGAGGCCGCGGCCGCCGACCGGACGATGCCCCGCGACACCTCGCCGTCCCGCGTCGTCGACCTCATGCGGGCGTACGAACGGCTCAAGGACGACCGTCGGCAGATGGACTTCGAGGACGTCCTGCTCGCGACCCTCGGCATGGTGGAGTCCGAGCCCCGGGTTGCGTCCTACGTCCGGCAGCAGTACCGGTTCTTCGTGGTCGACGAGTACCAGGACGTCTCGCCCGTGCAGCACGACCTGCTCCGGGCCTGGCTCGGCGGACGCGACGACCTGTGCGTGGTCGGCGACGCGAGCCAGACCATCTACTCGTTCACCGGGGCGTCGAGCCGCTACCTGCTCGGCTTCGGGTCGGAGTTCCCCCGCGCCTCCGTGCTGCGCCTGGAACGGAACTACCGGTCCACACGGGAGGTCGTGCACGCGGCGAACGCCCTGATGCGCGGCCAGCCGGGCGCGCTCGACCTCGTGGCGCAGGAGACCACGCCCGGGCCCGACCCGACGGTGCTCGCGTGCACGCACGACGGGGACGAGGCCGCGACCATCGCCCGCCGCGTCACCGAGCTCGTCGCGGGCGGGGCGACGTACGGCGACTGCGCGGTGCTGTTCCGCGTCGGCGCACAGTCCGCCGCGATCGAGTCCGCGCTCGCCCGCAACGGCATCCCCTACCGGGTGCAGGGCGGCAAGCGGTTCTTCGACCGGCCGGAGGTCAAGCTCGCCGTGCACCACATGCGCGGCGAGGCGGTGCGGCAGACCGACGACGACCTGCTGCGCCGCGTGGAGCTCGTGCTGCAGATCAGCGGGTGGACCCGGACCGCACCGGAGGGCACCGGTGCCGTGCGCGAGCAGTGGGAGGCGCTGCAGGCGATCATGCAGCTCGCCGAGTCGGCCCCCGCGGACACGACCATGCAGCAGTTCACCGCCGACCTGGTCGACCGCGCCGCGACCCACCACGAGCCCGAACTCGATGCGGTCACGCTCGCGACCCTGCACTCGTCGAAGGGCCTGGAGTGGCCGCACGTGGTGCTCGCGGGCGTCGCCGAGGGCCTGCTGCCGATCTCGTACGCCACGACCGACGACGGCGTCGACGAGGAACGGCGGCTGTTCTACGTCGGCATCACCCGCGCTCGTCGTTCCCTGACCATGACGTGGTCCGCGCAGGGCTCCAGCCGGGGCGGGCCACGGGTGGCGAGCCGGTTCCTGGCAGCGCTCGGCACGCACACCGCGGATGCGGAGCGACCCGCCGGGTCGTGA
- the nudC gene encoding NAD(+) diphosphatase, with the protein MTVEFAARLPLARNELDRDAEYRSTPDLERVLRDDPTTRFLPVHGGAMLRNTDGTLRFVDAAQVPVDATLLYLGRAVVDAPDAPAGTRFVAALVDDAAATGIESDAEAWENLRMFGTELSARDQGLAVEAVAMANWHAVHGFSPRTGSATESSVGGWVRRDPEGHQHFPRTDAAVIVGITDGQDRILLGANAAWDANRYSLLAGFVEPGESLEDAVRREVFEEAGVSIEEPEYLGSQPWPFPASLMVGFRARAVDGDPSAARPDGVEIVDVRWFSRDEIREHAGDTILLPGRTSIARVIIEEWYGGPLDLP; encoded by the coding sequence GTGACCGTGGAGTTCGCCGCCCGGCTGCCGCTCGCCCGCAACGAGCTCGACCGTGACGCGGAGTACCGCTCCACGCCCGATCTCGAGCGTGTGCTGCGCGACGACCCGACCACCCGCTTCCTGCCCGTGCACGGTGGTGCGATGCTGCGGAACACCGACGGCACCCTGCGCTTCGTCGACGCCGCGCAGGTGCCGGTGGACGCGACGCTGCTCTACCTCGGCCGCGCGGTCGTGGACGCTCCCGACGCCCCGGCGGGTACCCGCTTCGTCGCGGCGCTCGTCGACGACGCCGCCGCCACCGGCATCGAGTCGGACGCCGAGGCGTGGGAGAACCTGCGCATGTTCGGCACCGAGCTCTCGGCCCGCGACCAGGGCCTGGCGGTCGAGGCCGTGGCGATGGCGAACTGGCACGCCGTGCACGGGTTCTCGCCACGCACCGGCTCGGCCACGGAGTCCAGCGTCGGGGGATGGGTCCGTCGCGACCCCGAGGGACACCAGCACTTCCCGCGCACCGACGCGGCCGTCATCGTGGGCATCACCGACGGACAGGACCGGATCCTGCTCGGGGCGAACGCGGCCTGGGACGCGAACCGGTACTCGCTACTCGCCGGGTTCGTCGAGCCGGGGGAGTCGCTCGAGGACGCCGTCCGCCGCGAGGTCTTCGAGGAGGCCGGCGTCTCCATCGAGGAGCCCGAGTACCTCGGCTCGCAGCCGTGGCCGTTCCCCGCGTCCCTGATGGTCGGGTTCCGTGCCCGGGCCGTCGACGGCGACCCGTCCGCCGCGCGCCCGGACGGCGTCGAGATCGTCGACGTCCGCTGGTTCTCGCGCGACGAGATCCGCGAGCACGCCGGTGACACGATCCTGCTGCCCGGCCGGACCTCGATCGCCCGCGTGATCATCGAGGAGTGGTACGGCGGGCCGCTCGACCTGCCGTGA
- a CDS encoding UPF0182 family membrane protein — translation MTNTSSTTGRRSPRVPIVVTIIVLAALVIGFFIFASLYTDYAWFSQLGFERVLTTRWLAGTAMFVAGFLGMAVPVWLSIVLAFRFRPVYAKLNSQLDRYQQVIEPLRRVVMLGIPAVLGVFAGLATAPRWSMVLQYFNRTPFGKTDPQFGLDIGFYVFELPFWRAVVAYSSAVVLIAGLAALAATYLYGALRFGGREVRISKAARIQLAITAGLYIALQAASLWLDQYAALTKDNSLITGAQYTEVNATIPGREIMAGIAAIVAILFIVTAVIGRWRVSIIGTGLLLVSAIVIGGIYPWIVQRLQVAPSERSFESAFIQRNIDATRDAYDVAGVKEQDYDATTTATSGALSEDAQTTANIRIIDPKIVADTYSQLQQYRQYYKFPDQLDVDRYQVDGKTEDTVLAVRDIDLEGLGASATQYNRTFVYTHGYGVVAAYGNQRASDGKPVFIESGIPAGDTLGKYQPRVYFGENSPAYSIVGAPKGTKDVELDYPSGSDDNDGNATTTYAADGGPKIGNFFNRLVYAAKFQSEQILLSNAVNADSQILYDRDPVKRVEKVAPYLKLDKDAYPAIVDNRIKWVVDGYTTSNAYPYSQSQSMTDSINGTDSGSFRTDQVNYIRNSVKATVDAYTGKVTLYAWDTKDPVLKTWQKVFPTSLQPVSAMSADLLAHVRYPTDLFKVQRSILGTYHVTNANSFYSGDDAWTTPVDPTSTSTSAGDSDSAGSASGTNAATTNALGTQTTATNPDQQDPYYLTMKVPGSGTAYSLYSTYIPKQNSSSNARNVLTGYLAVGSDASGAGKGKKGEGYGKLTLLTIPKTDSIPGPSQVQNLFNSDPTVSQELNILKRGNSTVKQGNLLTLPVGGGFLYVQPVYVQSTSSGSYPLLQKVLVAFGDKIAFEDTLDQALDELFGGNSGAAAGDSGAAEGSGSGSGDTGSESSTGGSTGGATGGSTGGSTGGSSSGSTDPDVQQALSDADKALRAREQAYADNDLVAAAEADKQLQEAIEAAIAAEGGSGSGR, via the coding sequence GTGACGAACACCTCGTCCACCACGGGACGGCGCTCGCCGCGTGTCCCGATCGTGGTCACGATCATCGTGCTGGCCGCACTGGTGATCGGCTTCTTCATCTTCGCCAGCCTCTACACCGACTACGCGTGGTTCTCGCAGCTCGGGTTCGAGCGCGTCCTGACCACCCGGTGGCTCGCCGGGACGGCCATGTTCGTCGCCGGGTTCCTGGGGATGGCGGTCCCGGTCTGGTTGAGCATCGTGCTCGCCTTCCGGTTCCGTCCGGTCTACGCGAAGCTCAACTCGCAGCTCGACCGGTACCAGCAGGTCATCGAACCGCTGCGCCGCGTCGTGATGCTCGGCATCCCCGCGGTGCTCGGCGTCTTCGCCGGCCTGGCCACGGCGCCGCGCTGGAGCATGGTGCTCCAGTACTTCAACCGGACGCCGTTCGGCAAGACGGACCCGCAGTTCGGGCTCGACATCGGCTTCTACGTCTTCGAGCTGCCGTTCTGGCGCGCGGTCGTGGCGTACTCGTCCGCCGTCGTGCTCATCGCCGGCCTCGCCGCCCTGGCCGCCACGTACCTGTACGGCGCGCTCCGCTTCGGCGGTCGCGAGGTGCGGATCTCGAAGGCGGCGCGGATCCAGCTCGCGATCACGGCCGGGCTCTACATCGCGCTGCAGGCCGCGAGCCTCTGGCTCGACCAGTACGCGGCGCTCACCAAGGACAACTCGCTCATCACCGGTGCGCAGTACACCGAGGTGAACGCGACCATCCCGGGCCGCGAGATCATGGCCGGCATCGCCGCGATCGTGGCGATCCTGTTCATCGTGACCGCGGTCATCGGCCGGTGGCGCGTGTCGATCATCGGGACCGGGCTGCTCCTGGTCTCCGCCATCGTCATCGGCGGCATCTACCCCTGGATCGTCCAGCGCCTGCAGGTCGCACCGAGCGAGCGGTCCTTCGAGTCCGCGTTCATCCAGCGGAACATCGACGCCACGCGTGACGCCTACGACGTCGCCGGCGTCAAGGAGCAGGACTACGACGCCACCACCACGGCGACGTCCGGTGCCCTCTCCGAGGACGCCCAGACCACCGCGAACATCCGCATCATCGACCCGAAGATCGTCGCGGACACGTACAGCCAGCTGCAGCAGTACCGGCAGTACTACAAGTTCCCGGACCAGCTCGACGTCGACCGCTACCAGGTGGACGGCAAGACAGAGGACACCGTCCTGGCGGTGCGCGACATCGACCTCGAGGGGCTCGGGGCCTCGGCCACGCAGTACAACCGCACGTTCGTCTACACGCACGGCTACGGCGTCGTCGCGGCCTACGGCAACCAGCGCGCATCCGACGGCAAGCCGGTGTTCATCGAGTCGGGCATCCCGGCCGGTGACACGCTCGGCAAGTACCAGCCGCGCGTATACTTCGGCGAGAACTCGCCGGCGTACTCCATCGTCGGTGCACCGAAGGGCACGAAGGACGTCGAACTCGACTACCCGTCGGGCTCGGACGACAACGACGGCAACGCCACCACGACCTACGCGGCCGACGGTGGCCCGAAGATCGGCAACTTCTTCAACCGCCTGGTCTACGCGGCGAAGTTCCAGTCCGAGCAGATCCTGCTCTCGAACGCCGTCAACGCGGACTCGCAGATCCTGTACGACCGCGACCCGGTCAAGCGCGTCGAGAAGGTCGCGCCGTACCTGAAGCTCGACAAGGACGCCTACCCGGCGATCGTCGACAACCGCATCAAGTGGGTCGTCGACGGCTACACCACGAGCAACGCGTACCCGTACTCGCAGAGCCAGAGCATGACCGACAGCATCAACGGCACCGACTCGGGCAGCTTCCGGACCGACCAGGTGAACTACATCCGCAACTCGGTCAAGGCAACGGTCGACGCCTACACGGGCAAGGTCACGCTCTACGCCTGGGACACGAAGGACCCGGTGCTCAAGACGTGGCAGAAGGTCTTCCCGACCTCGCTCCAGCCGGTCTCCGCGATGAGCGCCGACCTCCTCGCGCACGTCCGCTACCCGACCGACCTGTTCAAGGTCCAGCGGAGCATCCTCGGCACGTACCACGTGACCAACGCGAACTCGTTCTACTCGGGCGATGACGCGTGGACGACGCCGGTCGACCCGACCTCGACCTCGACGAGCGCGGGCGACTCCGACTCGGCCGGATCCGCCTCGGGGACGAACGCCGCCACCACGAACGCGCTCGGGACGCAGACCACCGCGACCAACCCGGACCAGCAGGACCCGTACTACCTGACGATGAAGGTGCCGGGCTCGGGGACGGCGTACTCGCTGTACAGCACGTACATCCCGAAGCAGAACTCGTCGTCGAACGCGCGGAACGTGCTGACCGGCTACCTGGCGGTCGGCTCGGACGCCAGCGGCGCCGGGAAGGGCAAGAAGGGCGAGGGCTACGGCAAGCTCACGCTGCTGACGATCCCGAAGACCGACAGCATCCCGGGGCCGTCGCAGGTGCAGAACCTGTTCAACTCGGACCCGACGGTGTCGCAGGAGCTGAACATCCTCAAGCGCGGCAACAGCACGGTGAAGCAGGGCAACCTGCTGACCCTGCCGGTCGGTGGCGGGTTCCTCTACGTCCAGCCGGTGTACGTGCAGTCGACCTCGAGCGGCTCGTACCCGCTGCTGCAGAAGGTGCTCGTGGCCTTCGGCGACAAGATCGCGTTCGAGGACACGCTCGACCAGGCGCTCGACGAGCTGTTCGGCGGCAACTCGGGTGCGGCGGCCGGCGACTCCGGTGCCGCCGAGGGCTCCGGCTCGGGCTCGGGCGACACCGGGTCGGAGAGCTCCACGGGCGGCTCGACCGGCGGTGCGACCGGCGGCTCGACGGGTGGCTCGACGGGCGGCTCGTCCTCGGGCAGCACGGACCCGGACGTCCAGCAGGCACTCTCCGACGCCGACAAGGCGCTGCGGGCTCGTGAGCAGGCGTACGCCGACAACGACCTGGTGGCGGCGGCCGAGGCCGACAAGCAGCTGCAGGAGGCCATCGAGGCCGCCATCGCAGCCGAGGGCGGCAGCGGCTCCGGCCGGTGA
- a CDS encoding phosphotransferase, whose product MAGSQFTLAALATTAVPGLVLTGTRTLGSVAAGDYESAVVREADGRASAIRRPRNQRAEARQSADLVAIRALSAGIRTRLPFAVPEYRGQAPVGSTRAILTSYVAGEHPALRDLTERPELASSVGRAVAALHVLPTSFVTDAGLPSLTPFEVLRSAVSVMDRAVATKLVPAALQERWEGAARDQQLWQFTPTVVHGSLGIDSLLVQGDEVTGVLGWGELRLGDPAKDLAWVLAGRREAFDTVLSAYTAGGGGRDRQLGQRARVHHELETAQWLLHGVQVKSTEVVDDAVAMMHRLAEAVHAPTAAPLQAVSPETMEIGEVEQLLSSTERRHS is encoded by the coding sequence ATGGCGGGATCGCAGTTCACTCTAGCCGCGTTGGCGACGACGGCCGTGCCCGGGCTCGTCCTGACCGGGACGCGCACGCTCGGCTCGGTGGCCGCCGGCGACTACGAGTCGGCGGTCGTCCGCGAGGCCGACGGTCGTGCCTCCGCGATCCGTCGCCCCCGGAACCAGCGCGCCGAGGCGCGGCAGTCCGCCGACCTCGTCGCGATCCGGGCGCTCAGCGCCGGGATCCGGACGCGCCTCCCGTTCGCCGTCCCCGAGTACCGCGGCCAGGCGCCGGTCGGTTCGACCCGCGCCATCCTCACCTCGTACGTCGCAGGCGAGCACCCCGCGCTCCGCGACCTGACGGAGCGACCCGAGCTGGCCAGCAGCGTCGGCCGGGCCGTCGCCGCGCTGCACGTCCTGCCCACCAGCTTCGTCACCGACGCCGGTCTGCCGTCCCTGACCCCGTTCGAGGTCCTCCGCTCCGCCGTGTCCGTGATGGACCGCGCCGTCGCCACGAAGCTCGTGCCGGCCGCACTCCAGGAACGCTGGGAGGGCGCCGCCCGCGACCAGCAGCTGTGGCAGTTCACCCCGACCGTCGTGCACGGCTCACTCGGCATCGACTCGCTGCTCGTGCAGGGCGACGAGGTCACCGGGGTGCTCGGCTGGGGCGAGCTCCGGCTCGGCGACCCGGCGAAGGACCTTGCGTGGGTCCTCGCCGGCCGCCGCGAAGCGTTCGACACCGTCCTCAGCGCCTACACCGCCGGCGGCGGTGGCCGCGACCGACAGCTCGGCCAGCGCGCTCGCGTCCACCACGAACTCGAGACCGCCCAGTGGCTGCTGCACGGGGTGCAGGTGAAGAGCACCGAGGTCGTCGACGACGCCGTGGCGATGATGCACCGGCTCGCCGAGGCCGTGCACGCGCCGACGGCCGCGCCGCTGCAGGCGGTCTCGCCGGAGACGATGGAGATCGGCGAGGTCGAGCAGCTGCTCTCCTCGACCGAGCGCCGCCACAGCTGA
- a CDS encoding YlbL family protein, giving the protein MTLFAPAPRRRARSRRVGWAFVVGALVLAIVASVLPSPYVIEMPGPVFNTIGTQRQGTGKDAKDVELIQVDGHRTYPTSGALDMLTVSVQGTATERPSWTSVIRALFTKSQAVVPASAIYPPGRSTEEVSKQDAADMTNSQQSAVAAALVHQGYEIPTELEVGTVQEGSPADGVVRTGDVVTAFDGTSLTTNADATTLRELVARHGTASPAKVTVERDGATRELSLTPASEQGTALIGVGVVEHYDFPFDVDIELQDVGGPSAGMMFALGIIDEITPGALNGGEHVAGTGTITAGGRVGPIGGIRQKLYGAEAAGATVFLAPKANCDEVVGHVPDGLDVYAVSTLDQAVTDLETIAAGRSTTSLERCTS; this is encoded by the coding sequence GTGACCCTCTTCGCCCCCGCCCCCCGCCGTCGTGCCCGCTCCCGGCGGGTCGGCTGGGCGTTCGTCGTCGGCGCGCTCGTCCTGGCGATCGTCGCGAGCGTGCTGCCGAGCCCGTACGTCATCGAGATGCCCGGTCCGGTCTTCAACACGATCGGCACGCAGCGGCAGGGGACCGGCAAGGACGCGAAGGACGTCGAGCTCATCCAGGTCGACGGGCACCGCACCTACCCGACCTCGGGCGCGCTCGACATGCTCACCGTCAGCGTCCAGGGCACCGCGACCGAGCGCCCGTCCTGGACGAGCGTGATCCGTGCCCTGTTCACGAAGTCGCAGGCGGTGGTCCCGGCCAGCGCGATCTACCCGCCCGGGCGCTCCACGGAGGAGGTCAGCAAGCAGGACGCGGCCGACATGACGAACTCGCAGCAGTCCGCCGTCGCCGCCGCCCTCGTCCACCAGGGCTACGAGATCCCGACCGAGCTCGAGGTCGGCACCGTGCAGGAGGGTTCGCCCGCCGACGGCGTGGTCCGCACCGGGGACGTCGTCACGGCCTTCGACGGCACCTCGCTGACGACCAACGCCGACGCGACGACGCTCCGCGAGCTCGTCGCCCGCCACGGCACGGCCTCCCCGGCGAAGGTCACCGTCGAACGCGACGGCGCCACCCGCGAGCTCTCCCTCACGCCGGCGTCGGAGCAGGGCACGGCCCTCATCGGCGTGGGCGTGGTCGAGCACTACGACTTCCCCTTCGACGTCGACATCGAGCTGCAGGACGTTGGTGGCCCCTCGGCGGGCATGATGTTCGCCCTCGGGATCATCGACGAGATCACCCCCGGCGCACTGAACGGCGGCGAGCACGTCGCGGGGACCGGCACGATCACCGCCGGTGGCCGGGTCGGTCCGATCGGCGGCATCCGGCAGAAGCTCTACGGCGCCGAGGCAGCGGGCGCGACCGTGTTCCTCGCACCGAAGGCGAACTGCGACGAGGTCGTCGGCCACGTCCCGGACGGTCTCGACGTCTACGCCGTCTCGACCCTCGACCAGGCGGTCACCGACCTCGAGACCATCGCGGCCGGACGCAGCACCACGTCGCTCGAGCGCTGCACCTCCTGA
- a CDS encoding zinc-dependent metalloprotease, whose translation MPDEPQPGPDDDFQEMLRKLLSGEGQIDPSQLAGAAGLPNDPGAVAELMAQLQRAAQNGRDGIDFTVTADRAAGIAREGAQPLDPATTQAAAQAFQVAALWLDEVTTVAELTATPSVYTREQWARATAPVWSQIAEPVASSIASALTEAIDQRAPEELKTMLGDVSKAMRGVGGALFAIQLGQVVGQLAKEVVSGGDVGVPLLDEQVAALVPQNVAEFADGLDVPVDEVRIYLAVRELAHARLFRSARWLRLHIISSITEYAKGVHIPFDRVEESLSGIDPTDQEQLRDALASGALIPPRTPEQDAALARLETMLALVEGWVDTVTAAATARLPRSGAIAEMVRRRRAAGGPAESAFATLVGLELRPRRLREAAAMWQRVTDELGADDRDALWAAFDLVPGSDDIDAPEALVARLRNPSQTPEDDAFDRALEDLLNDTTADRPTEDEDGGIEGPDDQPGTDPSGDGPSGDAPSGDGTPGSGPQR comes from the coding sequence ATGCCTGATGAACCGCAGCCGGGGCCGGACGACGACTTCCAGGAGATGCTCCGCAAGCTCCTGTCCGGCGAGGGGCAGATCGACCCGTCGCAGCTCGCCGGTGCCGCCGGCCTGCCGAACGACCCGGGCGCCGTCGCCGAGCTGATGGCGCAGCTGCAGCGCGCCGCACAGAACGGCCGCGACGGCATCGACTTCACGGTGACGGCCGACCGGGCCGCGGGCATCGCCCGCGAGGGCGCACAGCCGCTCGACCCGGCCACGACGCAGGCCGCCGCGCAGGCGTTCCAGGTCGCCGCACTCTGGCTCGACGAGGTCACCACGGTCGCCGAGCTGACCGCGACGCCGAGCGTCTACACGCGGGAACAGTGGGCCAGGGCGACCGCTCCGGTGTGGTCGCAGATCGCCGAGCCGGTGGCGTCGAGCATCGCGTCGGCCCTGACCGAGGCCATCGACCAGCGTGCGCCCGAGGAGCTCAAGACGATGCTCGGCGACGTCTCGAAGGCGATGCGCGGCGTCGGTGGCGCACTGTTCGCGATCCAGCTCGGCCAGGTCGTCGGGCAGCTCGCGAAGGAGGTCGTGTCCGGTGGCGACGTCGGCGTACCGCTCCTCGACGAGCAGGTCGCCGCACTCGTGCCGCAGAACGTGGCCGAGTTCGCCGACGGACTGGACGTCCCGGTCGACGAGGTCCGCATCTACCTGGCGGTGCGCGAACTCGCGCACGCGCGCCTGTTCCGCTCGGCCCGCTGGCTGCGCCTGCACATCATCTCGTCGATCACCGAGTACGCGAAGGGCGTGCACATCCCGTTCGACCGGGTCGAGGAGTCGCTGTCCGGCATCGACCCGACCGACCAGGAGCAGCTCCGTGACGCGCTGGCCTCCGGTGCGCTGATCCCGCCCCGGACGCCCGAGCAGGACGCCGCCCTGGCCCGTCTCGAGACGATGCTCGCGCTCGTCGAGGGCTGGGTCGACACCGTCACCGCCGCCGCCACCGCCCGCCTGCCCCGCTCCGGCGCGATCGCCGAGATGGTGCGTCGCCGCCGGGCCGCTGGTGGCCCCGCGGAGTCCGCGTTCGCCACCCTGGTCGGGCTCGAGCTCCGGCCCCGCCGGCTGCGTGAGGCCGCGGCGATGTGGCAGCGGGTCACCGACGAGCTGGGCGCCGACGACCGCGACGCGCTCTGGGCCGCCTTCGACCTGGTGCCGGGTTCCGACGACATCGACGCCCCGGAGGCCCTGGTCGCCCGGCTCCGCAACCCGTCGCAGACGCCGGAGGACGACGCGTTCGACCGGGCGCTCGAGGACCTGCTGAACGACACGACGGCCGACCGCCCGACCGAGGACGAGGACGGCGGCATCGAGGGTCCGGACGACCAGCCGGGCACCGACCCGTCCGGTGACGGCCCGTCCGGTGACGCTCCGTCCGGTGACGGGACGCCCGGGAGCGGTCCGCAGCGCTGA